A genomic segment from Thamnophis elegans isolate rThaEle1 chromosome 3, rThaEle1.pri, whole genome shotgun sequence encodes:
- the MSGN1 gene encoding mesogenin-1 produces the protein MDADPPPFFSSSSPSSSSWDWKGSGGVGGGSLELCQSSPAPSLSPSPSFDSYASSPYPLLVDVPCGPGDGSEAGSSLGGYPLGEFPSVYLSRAGQGQSHKGPKGRMSVQRRRKASEREKLRMRTLAEALHTLRNYLPPVYTQRGQPLTKIQTLKYTIKYIGELTDLLNTVKQGQMP, from the coding sequence ATGGACGCCGATCCCCcgcctttcttctcctcctcctccccttcctcctcttcctgggACTGGAAGGGCAGCGGCGGCGTCGGCGGCGGCTCCCTGGAGCTGTGCCAGAGCTCGCCGGCGCCAAGCCTCTCCCCGTCGCCGTCCTTCGACTCGTACGCCTCTTCGCCTTATCCCCTGCTGGTGGACGTGCCCTGCGGTCCCGGCGACGGGAGCGAAGCCGGGAGCAGCCTGGGAGGCTACCCGCTCGGGGAGTTCCCCTCCGTTTATCTTTCGCGGGCCGGGCAGGGCCAAAGTCACAAAGGGCCCAAAGGGCGGATGTCGGTGCAGCGGAGGCGAAAGGCCAGCGAGAGGGAGAAGCTCCGCATGAGGACGCTGGCCGAAGCCTTGCACACGCTGCGCAATTACCTGCCGCCCGTGTACACGCAGCGGGGCCAGCCGCTCACCAAGATACAGACGCTGAAATACACCATCAAGTACATCGGGGAACTCACGGATTTGCTCAACACCGTCAAGCAAGGACAAATGCCTTGA
- the GEN1 gene encoding flap endonuclease GEN homolog 1 isoform X2, protein MCAYLNANGYVDGCITNDGDIFLYGAQTVYRNFTMNIKDPHVDCYLIADIEEKLGCSRESLIGLAILLGCDYLPKGVPGVGKEQALKLIKILKGQSLLQRFESWKDHFQLGEVPVSTLKKPPHCSVCHHPGFYKDHEDMGCHICGSVGYCEPQGANYSCPCDWHSSESQQQQSLVEEGIKKKAKACEGFPFPEVIHEYLISKDKPVKLNGCQRPNLLSFQRFAVKKMNWTEQYACEKLCSLLTYYDMNRKKCGHTDPKQLQALRIIKTRIRNGIPCFEIAWQKPDHYSAVTEDQPENPFLITTEESTLFEAAYPEVVALYQMEKLKIGKDKKKSKKKNNVKKGLAGDSKVEDTFSDLNLQPACENILSQDSKSDLRPVFDLQKFPKTSCESLRFSDSADFSTALGKPRNFFFASQNPENELLVKEPMASSANTDLHLSGIDWEGTSFSISPRNVNLPWYSESDSGICNNSLKQCSPPYSKAAKILTQHSDSAEPNPNLITGVDYSVSKTGFPKEKNALSLKDRATMESLEAFPKAKSVPLLNAAIQLQEQIKRTSNPGGEFSSPDSIQEIENVMLLEKHLRGLSLESYREDLQSYKDPPTAADKVKDSGSSLRLCTEVLKVSPLENEQQILLSRSNKVLDNCQIGGKSVPRITKSSLKSVCQNNDPADDSDSENVEGRWKGHSISKQQRKAHTVQPKDKCNSKRDTKKLAFEIQPEPKGKVEHALKLLNADLSTEEHLLLPLSKSASLSKCGFDPCLQETRSDLNTWLESPLPLSERLKHRLKSS, encoded by the exons GACCCACATGTTGACTGCTACTTGATAGCTGATATTGAAGAGAAACTAGGCTGCAGCCGAGAATCTCTGATTGGATTAGCAATTCTGCTTGGCTGTGATTATCTTCCTAAG GGTGTTCCTGGAGTAGGAAAAGAGCAAGCTTTAAAGTTGATCAAAATTTTGAAAGGACAGAGCTTACTGCAAAG ATTTGAGTCCTGGAAAGACCATTTCCAACTGGGTGAAGTCCCAGTATCAACACTTAAAAAACCACCTCACTGTTCTGTGTGCCATCATCCAG GTTTTTATAAAGATCATGAGGACATGGGATGTCATATCTGTGGCAGTGTGGGATATTGTGAGCCCCAGGGTGCTAACTACAGCTGCCCCTGTGACTGGCACTCTTCTGAGTCACAGCAGCAACAGAGCTTAGTGGAGGAAGGTATAAAAAA AAAAGCCAAGGCATGTGAAGGTTTTCCCTTTCCTGAG GTTATCCACGAATATCTCATCAGCAAAGACAAACCAGTGAAGTTGAACGGGTGCCAAAGGCCAAATTTATTATCTTTTCAA AGGTTTGCTGTCAAGAAAATGAACTGGACCGAGCAGTACGCCTGTGAGAAATTGTGTAGCCTTCTGACTTACTATGACATGAACAGAAAGAAGTGTGGCCATACTGATCCGAAGCAGCTGCAGGCCCTGCG GATAATCAAGACACGGATTAGAAATGGAATTCCTTGTTTTGAAATTGCATGGCAGAAGCCAG ATCATTACTCCGCTGTAACTGAGGATCAACCTGAAAATCCCTTTCTAATAACAACAGAAGAGTCCACGCTCTTTGAGGCTGCCTATCCAGAAGTGGTTGCTTTGTATCAAATGGAGAAGTTGAAAATTggcaaagacaaaaagaaaa gtaaaaagaaaaataacgtGAAAAAAGGCTTAGCAGGAGACAGCAAAGTAGAAGATACTTTTTCTGACCTGAATTTGCAACCAGCATGTGAAAACATTCTCAGCCAAGATTCAAAATCTGATTTGAGGCCTGTTTTTGATCTGCAAAAATTTCCAAAAACGAGCTGCGAATCTCTGCGTTTTTCAGACTCTGCAGATTTTTCTACTGCATTAGGAAAGCCAAGAAACTTCTTTTTTGCTTCACAAAATCCAGAAAATGAATTACTTGTTAAGGAGCCTATGGCTTCTTCTGCGAATACTGATCTGCACCTGAGTGGCATTGACTGGGAAGGGACATCCTTCAGCATTTCCCCAAGAAATGTTAATCTTCCTTGGTATTCAGAATCTGACTCTGGCATATGCAATAATTCTTTAAAGCAGTGCTCTCCACCATACAGTAAAGCAGCCAAAATCCTCACGCAGCATTCAGATTCTGCAGAACCCAACCCCAATCTGATCACTGGTGTAGATTACTCTGTCTCAAAAACAGGCTTTCCTAAAGAGAAGaatgctttgtctttaaaagatCGAGCCACTATGGAAAGTTTAGAAGCTTTTCCCAAAGCTAAAAGTGTGCCTTTGTTAAACGCCGCCATACAATTGCAAGAACAAATAAAGAGAACTTCTAACCCTGGAGGGGAATTTTCATCTCCTGACAGCattcaggaaattgaaaatgtgaTGTTACTAGAAAAACATCTGCGGGGGCTAAGCTTAGAGAGCTAtagagaagatctccaaagttatAAGGACCCACCAACTGCAGCAGATAAAGTCAAGGATTCAGGAAGTTCTTTGAGGCTGTGTACTGAAGTGCTAAAAGTGAGTCCTTTAGAAAACGAACAGCAAATTTTGCTCTCTAGGTCAAATAAAGTCCTAGATAATTGTCAGATTGGGGGGAAATCTGTGCCAAGAATCACGAAAAGCTCACTTAAGAGTGTGTGCCAAAATAATGATCCTGCTGATGACAGTGATAGTGAAAATGTGGAGGGCAGGTGGAAAGGTCATAGCATCTCAAAACAGCAACGAAAGGCTCATACGGTTCAGCCCAAGGACAAGTGCAATAGCAAAAGAGACACCAAGAAATTGGCATTTGAGATTCAGCCAGAACCAAAAGGGAAAGTTGAGCACGCTCTTAAATTACTCAACGCTGATTTATCCACAGAAGAGCATCTGCTTCTACCTCTCTCCAAGTCTGCAAGTCTCTCCAAGTGTGGATTCGATCCTTGTCTTCAGGAGACCAGAAGTGATTTGAATACGTGGCTTGAGAGCCCATTGCCTCTGTCTGAAAGGCTGAAGCACAGATTGAAGAGCAGTTGA